The Vidua macroura isolate BioBank_ID:100142 chromosome 2, ASM2450914v1, whole genome shotgun sequence DNA window CAAGGCTTGGCCTAAATTCAGAGCTGTGATGTGTCCTGACAGCTCTGGGAGATCCTGAGGGAACAGGGGGGAATTCCAAGTTCACAGTTaccacagaaccatggaatatcctggtgggaagggacccacagggatcacccAGTCCAagaccccccaacaaccccacgccatccctggggagcctgctcAGTGCCCACCACCcattcccattggattttccTCTCCAAGTTCATGTTTTTATAGCACTGAAACACTCTGTGCAATTCCAGGCATTCAAACCTGGTACAGCAATCCTTggattttttacttttctcccAGTTTAAAGGGCATTTATCTACACCTTCCATATCTGAGCAGGTTCATTACAAAATTGCCAGGAATTAAGATTTCCTGGAGTGTTTTTGGGGATCCCACCTGAGAGCTGATCCCCAGGGATCCATCACTTCGTGAGGATTgttcagcagcatttccactTCCACAATTTCCCTAAAATACTcagctcttccctttttttcagcTCCAGAAGGTGCAAATACTGCTGCAAAATGAGCAAAAGGAGTTCAGGACTTGAGGGAAGGGGActttttctttggctttgctgctctgcctggttTAATttcccacaaaaataaaaaccatggaGAGAGAGGAGTGCTACTATTGGAATGGAAGATGCAGAACATCCCTATAAATTCATCTTTAACTGCCCAAGTGTTCCAGAAGTGCCTAAACAGATTCTTTGGCATTCCAGGCTCTGGAGAACTTCCCACTGCTGATGTACATTTTGGCAGCTAAAACACTGATCCTTTGCTTGGCCTTTGCTGGAGTCAAAATGTACCAGAGCAAGAAAATTGAGGAGAAACTGAAGAGGGAACGTGAAGAGAAACTGAAAGCAGATGCAGAGAAGAAGGATGAGTGA harbors:
- the SMIM11 gene encoding small integral membrane protein 11, whose product is MVAFNWKALENFPLLMYILAAKTLILCLAFAGVKMYQSKKIEEKLKREREEKLKADAEKKDE